The Triticum aestivum cultivar Chinese Spring chromosome 5A, IWGSC CS RefSeq v2.1, whole genome shotgun sequence genomic sequence AATcactattttttttagaaaaaatcaaaagaaaaaagcCAAGTTTTTTCCACCTTTTCCCCGGTTTCGAgagcctctcgcgaaaacaaattCGTGCCTCTATGCAAAGCAAATCTTggcctctcgcgaaaaaaatgtatttttttattttctgaggCACAGTTATGTCTACCGCGGAAGCAAATTCGTGCCTTCACAAGAAGCAATTATGTGCCTCTTGCaagagatttttttttcttttttccaaaaggCACAATGgaaaaaatcataatttttttcttttaaatATTTTTTGTCTAAAACCTAGGAAAATCAACCAAAAATTGAAAATATGGAAAAACCGTCTAAAATCCGAAAACAcatatagaaaaataaataaaaatcccgAGAGAACGTCCAGCAGACGACACATGACAACAGCTTAAAGACTGTTATGTGACGCGCTATCAGTCCATCCAAAGTGATTTTTGAGGGGCTCCCACAAAAGATACCCGTTAGTTAGTTGCTCTAGCGGGAAAACGCACACCCTCTTCTTGAATTGGGTGGGCCTAACTAGGGCAGCAAGCATCACAGAGCTTGCCTGATGTTTTTTTATTGTATTTTTTGCCTTTTTTGGAAGAATGGGTTTTCAGTTTGTTTTTTACATTTTGGTATACTTTGTATAAATTTCTTTCTAAATTCAGAAAAGAAATGGTGaactcaaaaatatttcaaatttcaattAATAATTGCTAATtaaaaatgtttgtaaatttcaATAAATTGTTCCCAAGCTTGAAAAAATATTTGCCAATTTTGAAAAATGTCCATGAATTCATAAAAAATATTCCCGAACTGCATTTTTTGTGATCTCGGAAAATTTATTTTTGAACAAAAAGTTCCATTGATTCAATTTTTTTGCGAactcaaattttgttcataaattttGAACAAAGTAAATTACACTGGAGGTCCTAAAAATATTGCAAGTATGTCAAGTAGATCGTGCAAATGTAAAATCATTGTATTTACCCATGACTTTTAGAGCCTAATTGACACACTACTTTTACGACCCACATGAACTTGGAATACCTTTAGGACCCGCACTTACACACATTTTAAACCCGTGGTTTATGATTCTAAATTTTtagaacctactccctccgtccggaaatacttatctTCAAAATGATTGTAAATGAATGTATCTATAATTAAAGTAAGTCTAGATACAATCATTTTAAAGGCAAGTATTTcctaacggagggagtacttgacacTTCAGATACTCTTTGTTTGGACCTCCAGTATTTTCCTCTTTTAGAAAAGCTTCTAAATTTCCGAAAATGTTTCCATAATTTCAATAATGTTCATGATTTGAAAAAATATGCACGAATTTAATTTGTTTTCACAATTTAGAAAAAATTGTTTGAATTTCAAAATAATGGTCACTGATCGATTTGAAAAATGTTACTGCATTTCACaagatgttcatgaattttaaaataaaaatggaaaaaaggaagaaaaatcgAAAAATCGAAAATGCAAAAAGAACGGAAAGAACGAAAGCGAAAAAAAACATTAAAacccgaaagaaagaaaaaactctcCTAAAACCGGAAAAGAGCTAGGCTGGCCTAGGGATCCGGGGAGAACGGCTTCTTTTTTTGCAAGTTCGTACATTCAGCTGCGTTGCAATGGGCCATGGCAGGATTTACAAGTTAAAAAAACGCGGAGTTCATCACTGAAACAAAAGGAGTAGATTTTTCTGTTTCTCTTCAGGTGTAAATCCAGGAACTTTTATCTTCAACCATCCGAAGGTATGTTTTTAAATTACAATTCATTTTTTGAACCGAGCATTAACCACTTTCCATTAATTTTTTAACGGAAATACAGAGTTCCAGAACAAGAGAACAGAAGACAGGAGAGGAGCTAACAGGAAACCCACTACCTGCGCCTGCAATCAACATCGCTGTGATTCACCTGCCATTACAACAACAATTACCTAGGCATTATTTAGTTTCCAGATCAACACAGGCTACACAGGTTGCGAGTCACATCGCTGCGATTCAGCTGCCGGAGCCACCGATTGACATCGCTGTGCGGGCTCCTCGTGCCGTGGTGTCACGCCTTGCGGAGCTGGTGCATGGTCTTCAAGGCGGAGATGGCCGTGGCCGGGTCGAGGCTCTTGGGGCACGTCGCCGTGCAGCTCTTGATCATCCTGCACCTGTACAGCTTGTCCCACCCCTCCGACAGCGCCTGGATCCGCTCCTCCCCGTAGTCGTCGCGGCTTCAAATTATCATTGCACCACGAATCACTCTAGTTAGATATTCTTTGATCCccgcaaaaacaaaaacaaaatcataCGAAGTACTGTACTACGCACGTACCTGTCGGAGACCCAGCGGTAGGCGTGGAGCAGCGCGGCCGGGCCAAGGAAATCCTCGGAGTTCCACCAGTAGGACGGGCAAGCCGTGCTGCAGCACGCGCAGAGGATGCACTCGTACAGCCCGTCCAGCTTCCGCCGCTCGCCCGGTGACTGCGCGTGCTCCCGCCCCTCCGGCGCCCCACGCTTCGTCTTCAGCCACGGCTCAATCGACCTTCCATTATTCGTTTGGTTATTGCAACATTAACGACTAGACTACGTGGTATGTAACTCAACGAGTAGGCGCGTGCGTGCGTACTTGTACTGCTGGTAGAAGTTGGTGAGGTCGACGACGAGGTCCTTCACCACGTACATGTGCGGCAGCGGCGTAatcatcgtcgccgtcgacgtGTCGGTGTCGATGGGCTTCAGGCACGCCACCGTGTTCACCCCGTCGATGTTCATGGAGCAGGAGCCGCAGATGCCCTCCCGGCACGACCGCCGGAACGCCAGCGTCGAGTCGTGCTCCGACTTGATCTTCTGGAGCACGTCCAGCACCTAGGCATGCACATGCACAATCATTCATGCCCGCACAATCAAGCTGCAAACGAACAGCAAGACCAACGTAGCGTACCATTGGGCCGCACGTGCCGAGGTCGACGAAGTAGGACTGCAGGAACGGCCGGCCATGCGCGTCCGGGTTCCACCGGTATATCTGGAACTCCTTCACCGTCGCGGCCTTGCCGccgctcttcttctcctcctcgcccgcGGCGAGGCCGGCCTGCTTCTCCGCGGCCTCTCGTGCGTCGACGCGCGCGGCCGGGTGGCCCTTGAGCGCGGGGAAGTGCTCGTCGCCCTTCACGGCCCTCTTGGCCGCGCCAGCCACCCGGTCCTTCACCGACGCCAGCCTCGGCAGCGTCCTCCTCAGCATCGCGAATCGCAGCAGTACTCGCTCGCAGTGCGGCCGGTTGTACGTGGCACCTGCCGAGGATCACTCGAGCGGTGGACCTAAAAGGCTGATGCGCTGCACGGCACGTGCCCGGCCCGACGACACGTGTGGCACTCTAGGACAAGATATGTGGAAGGTGGAACCTAGAGCGGTTTGAGGCCGCGGTAGGATAGCGATCGCCCATGCGGGCTCTAACGTGGGCCGAGGCCCAAGTAAGTAGCGAAGCGGGATCGTTTTTCCACCGGCTTTGGAAGCTTTCGTTCGGACTTTTTGAAATTTCAGAATATTTCTGAAATCATTTAGTATCTTATAAATTTGTAAAAACACCCATTAAATTTTTGTTtttcaaaatatattttttattgACGATTTATTTTGAATTTATAGATTTTTTAATTCGTGACCTTTTCGATTTTTGTGGATATTTATTGAATTCAAAATAAAATTTAGAAATTGATGAACCATTTTTTGAAATCCTAAATATTTTTTTCAATTCGTGAACAATGAATTTGTGAACTTTTGAATTCGTAAAGTTTTTGGATTTGCAAACTTTTTGTCAACCATGGAATATTCTGGATTTGCAAAAAAGTAATTTGTGACCATTTATTGATTGAAGATTTTTCtaaaaattcgtgaacattttttgattcgCGATTTTTGTTTCAAATTGGCAAATATTTCTTCTCTATGTTTCATGCCCGGTTTTTCTACTTTTCTCATTCATCCTTTTGCTAATAAATTTCAATGTGCATTTAATTAAACGTTCAGTGTATAAATGATCAGTGTGTATTAGAAAAAATATTCACCGTACATGGGAAAATTTCACTATATATAAAAAGTGTTCATCGTATAATAAAAATTTGGTCAGTATGTATCGGAAAAATTGTTTACCATACATTAAAAATTGTTCAGTTTGTATCTAAAATATGTTCATCATATGCTAGAAAATATTCTCTGTGTATTTCCAATTTTTGAAAGTTTTCCTGGTATATCATAAAAATGTTTATATTACAACAAACtatagaaaaggaaaaggaaaaaaagccGAAAGGAAAGCCAGAAGAAAAATACATACATGAAGAGGAGAAAAATCAGAAGAAGAGAGGAAAACAAAAGTAAAAAGAAACAAATAGTACTACAAGGTAGACTGAACATTGAACTTTTTTGGTCCATCGAGACAGCAGGTAGACTAGGTTAAATTCTCTTTCAAAAAAGAACAGCTTGGGTGAACCGACTAAATAGCCGTGATTGCTAATTTGGGCTTATAGCGCCATCTATCGGGACAATGCTACATATCTCTTACAGCGCTACATAGCACTCGCATCGCCCGCAATGCGCGGTCAGCACTTCCTCTAATGGCCGGCCCAGGTTCATATTTTTTACACCTGGCTTGTTTTCAAATGTCGCTTTTCTATCTAGGTCATCTTTTAACGAGGTCGCTTCCTAGTTAAAATGTTGCTAAACTCAAAAGAAATTCATGAATTCAGAAATGTCTaggaattccaaaaaatgttcataaattcagaaatattcatgtATTCAGAAAattttgtgaatttcaaaaatgtgcatggatttccaaaaaaacattgTGGATTGAAAAAAAATAGTAGACAAACTTTTGACATCATggttttatttttgaaaattatgaCATTTCTTGAAGTTGTGAACAGTTATTTAAATTCTATTTTTTCAAATTGTGGACAACTTTTGAAAACAATTTTAATAGAACACGAAAAATATTTGAAACCATGATTTTTTGCTAAAAAACTATAATTTTTTAAACTAAAAAAACAAAGGACGGatataaaaagaaacaaataaaccaGATTTTTTTAGTGGTACACATAAACCAGATAGAGCTGGAAAAAATGCACATCATGGTTCGCTTGCTGGCTTTCCTAATAGGTTGGCACATCTTGTACACTTACGAAGTGATCTGCTGCTTAACGATCGCAATGCTACACAACATTTGTGCAATTATAGGGCTGTCAGGACTAGGCGCACTAAAAAAAGTTGCACCCGTGTCGCACGTAATGTTTTAGCCCCTTGTTGCAGGTCGTGTTTTGTTTTTTGCGATTGCCCCGGCTTGTTTTTTGAAGCTTATAGAACAGGCTGATTTTGGGAAGCTTCTATAAGCTCTTGACCAGCTTTGGGTTTTACGTTCGGTTCTCGTATTTTCGTTTCCGTTTGCTTTTTTCATGTTCTGATATTTTTCAAAGCCATGTTTTTTGccaaaattcagaaattttttgaATGCTTGATTTGTTTCATGTTTATATATTTTATTTAAATTCCAGGACTTATTTAAAATCCGAAATTTTTAAAATTTGTTAAAAATCAATTCACAAgttttttgaattcatgatcattttttgagtgtgcgaacttttttccaaattcattGATCTTTTTAATACTCATGAACTTTTCTCAAAGTTAACGGTCAATAGTCAACGGTCAACTAGGTCAATCGACAACCGAGCACGCGTGCGCGTGATATGCCAAGCGAGCTGCTCGCCTCGCGTTGCTGGGCCACACCAAGCGAGCAGTCGCATGGGCGCTGGCTGCCTAGCTGGCGCATAAGGCGCCTAAATATGATGTATCCTAAATTGTGGGAATGCTATAATGGCAAGATGGTACTCACCCTAGTTACtgaaaatgggccagcccaataactaACTAGTGCCTAGCAGTTTTGTGAAACATCTTTGGTCCAGCGTGCGGAACCTTCTACCCAACTATTGAAAGGTGTTACAcgatttttttattcttttctgtGTTCTTTCTATTGATTTTCatgtatttatttttattatttcttcTATTCAttaatttattttcttttccaTTTACTTTTAGTTTTCGTTTCCTTTTTTCCTATTTTCAAATATATGTCAACTTGTCCAAAAAAAATTGAACTTTTTTGGTATACAGGTTGGACATTTTTTAGATAAAACATGAATAAATTTTAGATCCATCCTGCAAATTTTATGTGAGTACATATTCAAAATTTTGTAAAATGCACATGAGACCTGTTTAAATACaccgtgaacatttttctaaaagcgttgaacatttttcaaatagttcATGAtcattttaaaaaaattatgaacattCTTTTAATACCTTTGAATTGTTTTCACTGTTATGAATATTTTCTTATATATTAGTTCTTTTTaacatttcatgaacatttttgaaaatgtgACATGCCTTTTCTTTTTGCAAGAACATTTTCTAAAGCCACGAGAACAAAAAAAAATCACATTCCAGAACATTTTGATAATATGGGATGGAAGTTTGTTTTAAGGGACAAACAAATTAAATTTTCCATATATATTTATTAATACATCTCTATATTGTAGAACATTTTTAGAatgtaaatactccctccgttcctaaatataagtctttgtagagattttactaTGAATCAGATACGGATGAATATAGATGCATTGTAGAGTGTAgttttactcattttgctccgtatgtatttaggaacggaggaagtataaggtaagaaaaaagaaaacaaataatgcAAGCCTCACTCCACGAAAATGAAAGCAAAAGGGTCAAAATCCCCACTGGGCCGGCCAACTACAGGCTACCTTTGAGGCGCGAGATGGCCAGCACTTCGGGTTTTCCAGAGTCCGTTCATAGGCCTCGTCCTGAGCTTTGCTgacatttttttccttttagatTTTAGGAAAACAAAAAGGTACAACATCTATAAAAAATGTTCAATTCTTTATCATTTTTTTACGGAGGTCAGTTCTTTGTCATTGATTGAAATATTTTATTCGTGGCTTACCAAGCTGACCGCTTGGTAAAAACATTCAGTAATAAACAAAGAGGATTAGTAAACAGCAGTTTGTCTCTTAAAAAAAGTAAGCTGCAGTTTAAATCTTTGATAGCAAAAAAAGAAGCAGGCCCCACTCACCAAAGATGTTGAGTCAATTGAGTTAATtttgttgaacatgtgtacatatACGTAGGTCTGGGTTATGTATGCCGTACCTGTagtgtctctctccctctctatatGTACTTGTATCTTGGGATACAAGACACCGGTCACACCCcttatatctatatatatatgtatctgcacgatcaatcaattatcgatgcaccaaatcattatCTACGTTATATCTATTGCAAGTCGATCCTTCCGCTtccgctaaccctagccgccgcctcgagccgctgtcgctgccccacgccgccgccaccgcccctccTTCCCGCACGCCCTCCCTCCACGCCGCACCGCCctcccgccgcgccgcccgcccccCACCACCACGCCGCTTCTCCCAAGCTGCGCCGCCCGCCCTCCACCGCCGCGCCGCCtctccccaagccgcgccgcctccctccccacgAACTCGCAGCCATGTCATCCGACGCTTTCACCTACTCCAACCCCTTCGCCGTCGACCCTGCTGAGATCCGCGACATCAACGTCCATGCACGCGTCCCCGTGGTCCTCGACGCCTCCAACTCCACATACTTCGCGTGGAAGACATACTTCTCCCTGCTCTTTCGCGAGAACAACCTCGTGGATCATGTGGATGGCACCGTGGCCTTCCGCGCCATGGTGGACGACGCCAAGTGGACCGCGATCGACGCCGCGATCATCCGTTGGTTCTTCACCATAATCTCTAAGGACTTGTTCAACACGGTCATGAGCATCGTCGACGACGCCCGTGCCCAGTGGGTCAAGctgaacggcctcttcaccg encodes the following:
- the LOC123106994 gene encoding succinate dehydrogenase [ubiquinone] iron-sulfur subunit 2, mitochondrial, with product MLRRTLPRLASVKDRVAGAAKRAVKGDEHFPALKGHPAARVDAREAAEKQAGLAAGEEEKKSGGKAATVKEFQIYRWNPDAHGRPFLQSYFVDLGTCGPMVLDVLQKIKSEHDSTLAFRRSCREGICGSCSMNIDGVNTVACLKPIDTDTSTATMITPLPHMYVVKDLVVDLTNFYQQYKSIEPWLKTKRGAPEGREHAQSPGERRKLDGLYECILCACCSTACPSYWWNSEDFLGPAALLHAYRWVSDSRDDYGEERIQALSEGWDKLYRCRMIKSCTATCPKSLDPATAISALKTMHQLRKA